One region of Glycine max cultivar Williams 82 chromosome 9, Glycine_max_v4.0, whole genome shotgun sequence genomic DNA includes:
- the LOC100789276 gene encoding probable DNA-directed RNA polymerase III subunit RPC6 yields MGKFSTLHPHLRSKGKRQTMSVLQGKRKRQVLLASTQSSSMNNEERAVYTIIRERKEMGIWQGDIKREKNIHIPDSLLKKTLKMLITKNLIKEVVNVHNKSKKLLMATDFEPSKEISGGEWYTDGKFDTEFIGALSDACLSNIRRRKVATCDGIVGWIRKVGSDVFPGGVSKGQVEQILKNLVMENKVQEVTSTGFGDFESVPVGEVCYRLVKKGAGGVGAMASIPCGVCPRIHSCTPDGVISPMTCQYYQKWLDF; encoded by the coding sequence atgggaaaATTTTCTACCCTTCATCCTCACCTCCGCAGCAAGGGGAAAAGGCAAACAATGAGCGTTTTGCAAGGGAAGCGCAAGCGCCAAGTCTTGTTGGCATCGACGCAGTCATCGTCAATGAACAACGAGGAGCGCGCCGTGTACACGATCATTCGCGAGAGGAAGGAGATGGGGATATGGCAAGGAGACATCAAACGAGAGAAAAACATTCACATTCCCGATAGTCTGCTGAAGAAAACCCTAAAGATGCTCATCACCAAGAACCTCATCAAGGAGGTCGTCAACGTCCACAACAAGTCCAAGAAGCTTTTGATGGCGACCGACTTCGAACCCTCCAAGGAGATCAGCGGCGGAGAGTGGTACACCGACGGCAAATTCGACACCGAATTCATCGGTGCTCTGTCTGATGCTTGCTTGAGCAACATCCGCCGACGGAAAGTCGCGACGTGCGACGGGATCGTCGGGTGGATTAGGAAGGTGGGGAGTGATGTGTTCCCTGGTGGAGTTAGTAAAGGGCAGGTGGAGCAGATTTTGAAGAATTTGGTTATGGAGAATAAGGTTCAGGAGGTGACTAGTACTGGATTTGGGGATTTTGAGTCTGTTCCTGTTGGTGAAGTTTGTTATAGATTGGTGAAGAAGGGTGCTGGTGGTGTTGGTGCCATGGCTTCTATTCCTTGTGGGGTTTGTCCTAGGATTCATTCTTGTACACCTGATGGTGTTATCTCCCCTATGACTTGTCAATATTATCAGAAATGGTTGGACTTTTAA